CAGCCCGCATCCACCGCGGCCCGCGAAGCGGCTACAACACCGCCCATGGCGTCAGCCAACTGCTGCAATAATTGAAAATTTTCCGCACTCCCCATGCCGCGGCCGCCGGCTATAATAACCGAAGCTTCTTCCAGCTTAGCCAACGCCAGTTTTCCAGGGCGAAATTGCAAAATTTTCGCCGTCGATGGCGGCAAGGTCACTTCCTGACGAAGCAAAGTTCCTCCTCGTCCCATTTGTTGCTGGGGGCGCTTAAAAATTCCAGGCCGCACCGTCCCCATTTGCGGATATCGGTTACTGACAATGGTCGCCATGATATTACCGCCAAAAGCCGGCCGCGTCCAAATGATCCTGCCCTCTTCCGCCTGATAAGCAACTGCGGTACAGTCTGCTGTCAAGCCGGTTTGCAGTCTTGCCGCAACCCGTGGAGCCAAATCCCGACCATTAGCCGTAGCGCCCAAAAGAATAGTTGCCGGCTTATACTCTGCCGCCAAGCTGCTCAACGCACTTGCATGCCCTTCGGTAGTATAGGGCTGTAAGCCGGGAGCTGTCGCATAGTAAACTAGATCAGCACCGTAAGAAAAAAGAAACGGTTCCCATTCTTGAGTTCCATCTGAGCAAACAACAGCAGCTAGCCGCTGTCCACCAGCGTCCGCCAACGCCCGTCCGATTCCTAAAAGTTCTAAGGAAACACCGTGAAGGTCCGCCGGTCCGTTTCCTTCTATATATACCCAAACATCTCGCCATACTGCTGAGTCCTGCGCCGCAAGCTTCAATTCGTTGTGTCTAATGGCCTCTTGCGGGCAAACTGGCCCACAAGCGCCGCAAAAAGTACACACGTTCTCGTCCACGCTGACTTTGCCGTCCTGCAAGGCCAAGGCGTTAAAAAGACAGACTTGCAAACAAGCACCACAGCCGCTGCAACGATCCGCCCGAATCTTCACTGCCATTTTTCTTCCTCCCTGTCCTCAGAAGATACCAGCTTGTTTTAAGCGAATGGCCAGTAAATCAGCAGCTTGGCGAGGAGCCATTCCTTGAATGACTTCGCCCCCTTTGCGAGTTTCCGGTGCAAAAATACGCACAACCCGTGTCGGCGATCCCTGCAACCCTGTTTCTTCTGCTTGCAGCCCCAAATCCGCCAGCGTCAAAATAGGAATGGAGGTTTTATTCGCCCGCAAACGTCCTTTGATACTAGGGTAGCGCGGCTCATTCAAACTTTTTGACACAGTCAAAACGGCAGGAAAAGAAAGCTCTAGTACTTCATGACCGTCTTCAACTTCCCGTTCTGCAATCAGCCGTTTTTCTTCTGGAAAAACTTCCAAATTAGAAACACAGGTAATTTGCGCCATATTTAGATGCTCTGCCAACTCCGGTCCCACTTGCGCCGTATCGCCGTCAATAGCCTGTTTGCCGCAAAAAATGAGTTCTGCTGGCTGTAATTTAGCAATAGCAGCAGCCAAAGTACGGCTTGTAGCCAAGGTATCGGCTCCGGCGAAAGCCTTATCATTAACCAACACGGCTTCGTCCGCGCCCAATGCAAGGCACTCTTTCAGTACTTCCTTCGCCTGCAACGGGCCCATAGTCAAAACGCTCACCGTGCCGCCGCAACGTTCTTTTACACGCAACGCTTCTTCTAAAGCATGACGGTCAAAGGGATTAAGTATGCTAGGAACATCCTGCCGCTGCAAGGTGTTCGTCTCCCTATTGATGCGGACTTCCGCCGTGTCAGGCACCTGCTTGACGCAAACTAGTATTTTCACCGCCGGTCAGCTCCTCCACACGCGTCACTATTTATTTGGGGTCCATGTTATACTAATACTAATTCATGATACCATATTCGACGGAGGTCTGCCATGAAGACTTATAAAAAAATCACGTGCCTGCTGGGCACTACCGTTTTACTTTTGTTTCTCGGCAGCGAGGCTCTCGTCCTGAAAGACGCCTTCACTGCCGCGCCTGCTCCCAGCCAGGTTATTCTCATCCTTGGAACCCGAGTTTACGGTCAAGAGCCCGGCCCCATGCTGCAGCTGCGTTTAGAAAAAGCCCTGGCTTTATACCGCCAGGGATATGCACCATACCTATTAGCCAGCGGCGGCCAAGGATCTGACGAAGGCATCAGCGAAGCCGCCGCCATGCGCAACTATCTGGTAGCCCGCGGCGTGCCCACGACCGCCATTATCCTAGAGGACTCTTCTACAAGCACTTACGAAAACCTGGGCAATAGCGCCGCCATTCTTCGAGAAAAAGATTTTAATCAGGTAATCGTCGTCACCAACCGTTCTCATCTTTTCCGTTCCTTATACTTAGCCCGCCTGCATGGGCTTAACGCCAGCGGCGCTGCCGCTCCCATGAGCGATCGTCTCGGAGCTACAGTCTATCAATTTGCGCGAGAAAGCGCCGCCGTCCTGTCGCTTATGCAGTATGAACGCTCCCCGTCCCCAACACCCTCTCCAACTCCGCCAGCGACTGGGGCGTTGCTTCAATCCAAAAGCGCTCTTCTGTTGTAATTACTCTGCGACTATCCACTAAATGCAACAGCACGCGACAAGGGCCATGATTTCGAGAAAAGACCGCCCGTAGAGCCTCAAATACAGACGGAGTCTCTTGCTCTTTGCGCAGTTGCAGTCGCACTTCATTCGGCTGTTCCTTCAAAAGAGCAATGCTCTCCGCCAGCACTTTTACTCCTTCTTCACTTACGCTGACCTTCCCCTGCACAATAACTGGCGTATCCGGCACAAGCAAAGGCATGGCCTGGTGAAAAACACGGGGGAAGACCACTACTTCCATCTGCCTGGTAAAGTCCTCCAGTGCCACAAAACACATCATATCCCCATTGCGGGTGCTGATCCGCTTAGCCGCTGCCACCATGCCGCCAATACGTATCTTTTTCCCATCCGCCGGCTGCGCCTGCAGCTCTTCCAAAGAAGTCAAACCTGCCAACTGCTGCCGAAATGGCTCCAAAGGATGACCGGTAATGTAAAAGCCGGTTATTTCTTTTTCTAAGGCTATTAATTGCGGCATCGGCAACTCTGGCAAGTCTGGCAATTCGAGCGAGCAAGTTTCCGCCAACTCTTCTTCACCAAACAAGCCCAACTGTCCGCTTTGGGCATCCCGTTGACAGCCGGCCCCCACATCGACCGCCTGATCGAGCACCGCCAGCAGCTGTGAGCGTTTGGCACCTGTAGAATCAAACGCACCGCATTTAATCAAGCTTTCCATTACTCGCTTATTTACGAGGCGCATATCTACGCGACTGCAAAAATCCACCAGCGACGCAAACGGCCCTTCTGCCTCTCTAGCCGCCATAACGCTTTCAATAGCTCCTTCGCCGACGTTTTTCACTGCCGATAAGCCAAAACGAATGGCGTCGCCATCAACGCTAAACCGGCTTTCACTGGCGTTGACATCCGGCGGCAGAACGGCAATGCCCATGCGCCGGCATTGTTCAATATAATGACCAACTTTATCGCTGGCCCCCATAATACTTGTCAAGGTAGCCGCCATAAATTCATGCGGAAAATGCGCCTTTAAGTACGCCGTCTGATACGTAACTAGCGCATACGCGGCGCTATGGGACTTATTAAAGCCATAGTCCGCAAAATGAGACATTAGCTCGAAAACGTCTTTCGCCAGAGAAGCATCAATCCCTTTGGCGGCTGCGCCTTTTAAAAAGTTCTCCTTCTGCGCTTCCAGAACGGAGTGCTTTTTTTTGCCCATGGCGCGGCGCAGCAAGTCCGCCTGTCCCAGGCTGAAGCCAGCCAAGGTGGATGCAATTTGCATAACCTGTTCCTGATACAAAATAACCCCAAAGGTATCTTTTAAGATAGGCTCCAGCCAGGGATGCATATAGGTTACTTCTTTGCGCCCGTGACGACCATTGATAAAATCAGTAACCATGCCGCTGCCTAGAGGACCTGGCCGATAGAGCGCCACCAGAGGGATTAAATCCTCAAAGCGTTCCGGACGCAATTCCTTTACCAAATTCGTCATACCGGACGATTCCACCTGAAATACGCCGGCAGTATCGCCGCTGGCCAGCATGGCGCAAGTTGCGGCATCCTCCATGGGAATAGTTTCTAAATCGACTTCAACGCCTCTGTTTTTAGCCGCCAGCTCCAGGGTATCGCCAATTACCGTCAACGTACGCAACCCCAAAAGGTCCATCTTCAATAAGCCGATTTCTTCCACACGGTCTTTGTCATATTGCGTAGTCAAAAAGCCTTCAGAGGAATGCTGCAGCGGCACCAGATGGGTCAATGGTTCTTTGGCAATCACAAGCCCTGCGGCGTGAGTAGAAGCATGCCGAGGCAGTCCTTCCAACGCCATAGCCAGATCCAGCAGCTTACGAACGGTCTCTTCGCCTTCATAGGCTTCGCGTAGAGGAGGGCTGGTTTCTAAGGCGCGCTTTAAGGTGATTCCCAGTTCCCCAGGAACCATCTTGGCAATCCGGTCCACTTCGCTATAAGACAGGCTCAGCGCTCGCCCCACATCGCGAATGGCCGCCTTCGCCGCCATCGTCCCGAACGTAATGATCTGGGCC
This genomic window from uncultured Anaeromusa sp. contains:
- a CDS encoding YdcF family protein codes for the protein MKTYKKITCLLGTTVLLLFLGSEALVLKDAFTAAPAPSQVILILGTRVYGQEPGPMLQLRLEKALALYRQGYAPYLLASGGQGSDEGISEAAAMRNYLVARGVPTTAIILEDSSTSTYENLGNSAAILREKDFNQVIVVTNRSHLFRSLYLARLHGLNASGAAAPMSDRLGATVYQFARESAAVLSLMQYERSPSPTPSPTPPATGALLQSKSALLL
- a CDS encoding FAD-binding protein, which encodes MAVKIRADRCSGCGACLQVCLFNALALQDGKVSVDENVCTFCGACGPVCPQEAIRHNELKLAAQDSAVWRDVWVYIEGNGPADLHGVSLELLGIGRALADAGGQRLAAVVCSDGTQEWEPFLFSYGADLVYYATAPGLQPYTTEGHASALSSLAAEYKPATILLGATANGRDLAPRVAARLQTGLTADCTAVAYQAEEGRIIWTRPAFGGNIMATIVSNRYPQMGTVRPGIFKRPQQQMGRGGTLLRQEVTLPPSTAKILQFRPGKLALAKLEEASVIIAGGRGMGSAENFQLLQQLADAMGGVVAASRAAVDAGWQSHVVQVGQSGKAVGPKLYLACGISGAVQHLAGIGGADIVVAVNKDPEAPIFRVADIGIVGDVLEIIPALIRAVEEIKRG
- a CDS encoding electron transfer flavoprotein subunit beta/FixA family protein; this encodes MKILVCVKQVPDTAEVRINRETNTLQRQDVPSILNPFDRHALEEALRVKERCGGTVSVLTMGPLQAKEVLKECLALGADEAVLVNDKAFAGADTLATSRTLAAAIAKLQPAELIFCGKQAIDGDTAQVGPELAEHLNMAQITCVSNLEVFPEEKRLIAEREVEDGHEVLELSFPAVLTVSKSLNEPRYPSIKGRLRANKTSIPILTLADLGLQAEETGLQGSPTRVVRIFAPETRKGGEVIQGMAPRQAADLLAIRLKQAGIF
- a CDS encoding DNA polymerase III subunit alpha translates to MSKVPFTHLHVHTEYSLLDGASRIKNLVARAKELGMTSLAITDHGTMYGVVDFYKEAKKQGIHPVIGCEVYVAPRSRQEKASVDGEYAYHLVLLAENETGYRNLVELVSKGYCEGFYYKPRIDHEILAEYKEGIIALSACLAGEIPAALLRGQEEKAEALAQEYLEFFGPEHFYMELQDHGMPEQKELNPLLAALAAKLGISLVATNDLHYVERKDSESHDVLLCIQMGKTVDEEGRMRFPSDEFYLKSGEEMAALFNAYPEALANTCRIAERCQVDFDFGHFHLPQFPLPDGLTADAYLIQLCEERLPRRYAEETAEVRERLQYELGVIKQMGYSSYFLIVWDFINYAKEQKIAVGPGRGSAAGSIVAFLLGITDIDPLRYGLLFERFLNPERVSMPDIDIDFCYVRRGEVIEYVSRRYGSDRVAQIITFGTMAAKAAIRDVGRALSLSYSEVDRIAKMVPGELGITLKRALETSPPLREAYEGEETVRKLLDLAMALEGLPRHASTHAAGLVIAKEPLTHLVPLQHSSEGFLTTQYDKDRVEEIGLLKMDLLGLRTLTVIGDTLELAAKNRGVEVDLETIPMEDAATCAMLASGDTAGVFQVESSGMTNLVKELRPERFEDLIPLVALYRPGPLGSGMVTDFINGRHGRKEVTYMHPWLEPILKDTFGVILYQEQVMQIASTLAGFSLGQADLLRRAMGKKKHSVLEAQKENFLKGAAAKGIDASLAKDVFELMSHFADYGFNKSHSAAYALVTYQTAYLKAHFPHEFMAATLTSIMGASDKVGHYIEQCRRMGIAVLPPDVNASESRFSVDGDAIRFGLSAVKNVGEGAIESVMAAREAEGPFASLVDFCSRVDMRLVNKRVMESLIKCGAFDSTGAKRSQLLAVLDQAVDVGAGCQRDAQSGQLGLFGEEELAETCSLELPDLPELPMPQLIALEKEITGFYITGHPLEPFRQQLAGLTSLEELQAQPADGKKIRIGGMVAAAKRISTRNGDMMCFVALEDFTRQMEVVVFPRVFHQAMPLLVPDTPVIVQGKVSVSEEGVKVLAESIALLKEQPNEVRLQLRKEQETPSVFEALRAVFSRNHGPCRVLLHLVDSRRVITTEERFWIEATPQSLAELERVLGTGSVHTA